A single genomic interval of Pyrus communis chromosome 7, drPyrComm1.1, whole genome shotgun sequence harbors:
- the LOC137738741 gene encoding uncharacterized protein isoform X1, with protein sequence MFYGTLVWDPWLIVVQIACLQCLYYLTLGFFLSILVGTRVSRMSLVYFFDYATLTVSTVTGRCVIGSFLLSALAGAGYLLLLIERAKKCLDFSATLYIVHLFLCIAYGGWPSSITWWVANVTGVALMALLGEYLCIKREQREIPITRYRASKNKHSRGIITAILSLLRSFWIKIMNTKFDL encoded by the exons ATGTTCTATGGTACATTGGTATGGGACCCTTGGCTCATTGTTGTCCAAATTGCGTGCCTTCAATGTTTATACTATCTCACTTTGGGGTTCTTCTTGTCTATTCTTGTTGGCACTCGCGTGTCTCGAATGAGCCTTGTGTATTTCTTTGACTATGCTACTCTTACTGTCTCCACTGTCACCGGGCGGTGCGTCATTGGCTCATTTCTGCTCAGTGCTCTTGCAGG CGCTGGATATCTGCTTCTTCTGATTGAGAGGGCAAAGAAGTGCTTAGATTTTTCAGCAACCCTATACATTGTACATCTCTTTCTATGCATCGCTTATGGGGGTTGGCCTTCGTCAATAACATGGTGGGTTGCGAATGTTACTGGAGTTGCCTTGATGGCTTTGCTAGGTGAATATCTCTGCATTAAACGTGAACAGCGCGAGATTCCGATAACACGATATCGTGCAA GCAAGAACAAACATTCACGTGGGATTATTACAGCTATTCTTTCGTTGCTGAGGAGCTTCTGGATAAAGATAATGAATACCAAATTCGATCTGTGA
- the LOC137738741 gene encoding uncharacterized protein isoform X2, giving the protein MFYGTLVWDPWLIVVQIACLQCLYYLTLGFFLSILVGTRVSRMSLVYFFDYATLTVSTVTGRCVIGSFLLSALAGAGYLLLLIERAKKCLDFSATLYIVHLFLCIAYGGWPSSITWWVANVTGVALMALLGEYLCIKREQREIPITRYRANV; this is encoded by the exons ATGTTCTATGGTACATTGGTATGGGACCCTTGGCTCATTGTTGTCCAAATTGCGTGCCTTCAATGTTTATACTATCTCACTTTGGGGTTCTTCTTGTCTATTCTTGTTGGCACTCGCGTGTCTCGAATGAGCCTTGTGTATTTCTTTGACTATGCTACTCTTACTGTCTCCACTGTCACCGGGCGGTGCGTCATTGGCTCATTTCTGCTCAGTGCTCTTGCAGG CGCTGGATATCTGCTTCTTCTGATTGAGAGGGCAAAGAAGTGCTTAGATTTTTCAGCAACCCTATACATTGTACATCTCTTTCTATGCATCGCTTATGGGGGTTGGCCTTCGTCAATAACATGGTGGGTTGCGAATGTTACTGGAGTTGCCTTGATGGCTTTGCTAGGTGAATATCTCTGCATTAAACGTGAACAGCGCGAGATTCCGATAACACGATATCGTGCAA ATGTTTGA